The genomic DNA GCGCAGACCAAAGACATTGTTTTCAGGCTTGTTGGTGTGTGGATGCTGCGGCGGCGGCTTTGCCAAAGTATCGCAAAGCCAATTTGGCTGCTCAACCGCGCGCAACAAGGGCAAAGCGGTGTGCAGCAACATGGCAACGATTGGTCAGTCCGAACTGGAGCGGCGCGTGCTCGACGCGCTGCAACACAATCTAATGGATCAAGAAGCGCTGACGGTCTGCCCAAGCACCGCCCCTGTCTGGTGCTCGACGTCTTCGACATAAACGGCACCAACTTCGTCGAACTTGCCTACGGGACTTCGTCCCACACAAAAGCCAACCGCGGCTATGAGGTCCGGGTCAACCAGACGGCCTCTTGCCACGCCGCAGGCCTTGATCGCCCCTCACGCTTTGTTTGCGCACGCCGCGTCATCGTCAGCGTGAACCATCCTGGCTTCGATGGCCGGGGCTCCCGTCATGCGGCGCGAGCCAGGTCATCTCCTTGTCTAGCAAGATCAGCAACGACCCGCGCTTCTTCAGTGACGCGGTGTAGCTGGACCAGTTCGTGGTGCGGTAGCGGGCGGGTGATGGCTTGCTCATGCAGCCTGCCTAACCCCTTGGAGTCACAGTGTGAATCGTCCACAGACAGGGTTCTGCAACAACGCTGTTTTGCTCTGACATTTCCATGGAGCCGATTAAAATTGTTGACAGAATCTCGCCATCCTGCAAGCGTGTCGACATATAATATATGTAGGGGGAGCCAAATATGAACAATACAAAATTACGCGATCAATCAAAGGCATCGGCGTTGATGATGACCAGCGCTCTGCTGCTTACCTTGGGCGCAAGCGTTCCGGCCTTTGCGGATGGACAGACAGGGGGAACATTGCGAATTTTGGGTTCGGGCGATCTTGATCACTATGATCCGACAAGTGTTGGGACCACCACCGCAAACAGCTTCGTGCGCGCGACCCAGCGGACATTGATCAGCTACGAATCCTCTACTGATGAGTTGACTCGTATTGCCCCGCAGGGCGATCTTGCAACCGAAGTGCCGCAGCCCACCAACAACGGGCTTACATATACCTTCACGCTGCGCGATGGCGTGGCTTGGGATGCCCCATCGGGCGCGCGGGCCATCACGGCGGCTGACTTTGAACGCGGTATTAAGCGCGCGTGCAACCCCGCACTTGGCACCCCGTTCCTGACCTATTACATTTCGCTTATTGATGGGCTTGATACGTTCTGCGACGGGTTTTCAAAGGTGGAACCCACCGTTGAAGCAATGAAGGCCTATATTGAGGGCAATGATATCGCGGGCATTGAAACCCCCGATGACAAGACAATCATCATGAATCTGAAAGAGCAGGCGGGCGATTTCATCTATATGATGACGCTTTCCGCCGCTGCCCCTGCCCCGGTCGAGGTGCTGGATTACATGCCCGACGGCCCGGAGTATCGGTCCAACTTTATTGCATCAGGCCCTTATACCATTGCGGAATATATTCCCGATACACTGCTCAAGCTAAAGCGTAACGCCGCGTGGAATGCCGAGAGCGATACATTGCGCAAAGCCTATGTCGATGAAATTGAGATGACACTGGGCCTGCAACCAGACGCTGCGATCCAACAGATTCAAGCCGGCGATGCCGATATGGTTTTTGACATTCTGGTGCCACCTGCCCTGTTGCCAATGCTGCAGGCTACGGGCGACGATAAGGTGATGGCGGTTGCCGTTGGCCGCACATCGTTTATCTTTATCAACACGTTGTCAAATAACAATAACGGCGGGCTGCGCGACGTGAAAGTACGTCAGGCCTTGAACTATGCCATCGACAAGGCGGCGATTGTCCAGCAGTTGGGCGGATCGTATGTGGCCGCGCCGCAAAACGGGATCTTCGGGCCGGGCGTCCTTGGCTATCATGACTTTGATCTGTATCCATCGCCGGACCACAAGGGCGATCCGGAAAAAGCCAAGGCGCTGTTGGCCGAAGCAGGCTTTCCAGATGGGCTGACCCTGAAAATGCCGTTCCGCAGCCTGAACAACGAATCCGCTATCGCCCAGACCATCCAAGCCGCCTATAAAAAGGCCGGGATTGAGCTGGAACTGATCCCGGTTTCGGCTGCTGACTATTACCCAAAATTCCTGACAAGTGTGGAAAACACCACGTCTGGCGGTTGGGATATTGCCCCGGTCAGCTGGTCGCCGGATTGGGCTGGCGGTGCTGCGCGTTCGGTTTTCCAGCCGCAGTTCAGCTTTGATGGCCGCCATCAAACTTACAACTACACCGATTACAACAATGACGCGGCCAACGCCAAAGCAGCTGAAGCGACCAATGCCACCACACCCGAAGATGTTGGAAAACTCTGGGGTGAGGTGGACGCCATCGTGATGGGCGATGCACCGATTGTGCCCATCAACTCGCAAAACGTGGTAGTCTATCGCAGCGAAGCCACCCAAAACTTCCAGCCCTACGCGCTAAGTGCGAATGGGGATTGGACCAATGTTTGGCTGGATCGCTGATATCAAATTGCGCCGACGGGGAACTCCTGTCGGCGCAACCCTTTTCCCAAAAAGTCAAAGGTGCTTTCATGCCCCTGATCGAAGCACGCAATATCAACATCCGAATTCCAACCGAGGATGGCATGCTTTATGCTGCCAAGAACATCTCATTCTCGGTAGAGGCGGGCAGCCTGTTTGGTATCGCGGGCGAAAGCGGGTCTGGCAAAAGTGTGCTGACTCAGGCGATCATGGGCTTGCTTCCCGGCGTCGAAATTGAGGGCGAATGCCTGTTTGACGGTCGCGATATGCTGCAAATAACCGAGGCAGAGCGCCGCGCCCTGCGTGGTAAGCATATTGGCATGGTCTTTCAAGATCCGATGTCCAGCCTGCACCCCTATTATTCCATTGGCCAGCAGATCACTGAGGTGATCCACACCCATGAAACCGTGTCGAAACGTGACGCACAGAGTCGCGCGGCCGAAATGCTGACCAAGGTTGGTATTCAGGATGCCGAAGACCGCCTTGATGATTATCCGCACCAGTTTTCCGGCGGGATGCGCCAGCGCGTGATGATCGCGATGGCGCTGGTATTGCGGCCAGCCTTGATTATTGCGGATGAACCGACGACCGCGCTGGATGTGACTGTTCAGGCGCAGATCATGGCGCTGTTGGGCCAGATGCGGCATGAATTGGGCGTGACCATCATTATGATCACGCATGATTTGGGATTGCTTTCCTCGATCGCGGATCATGTTATGGTGATGTATGCGGGCAGCCCTTTGGAAATTGGCCCTGCCAACGCTGTATTTCGCGCGCCGTCACATCCCTACACGATGGGTCTGCTGCGTTCGTCACCCGGTGCCGCAGACTCGCGCAATGCATTGGTCTCCATCGCCGGGCGTCCGCCCAGCCTTTTGGCACGACCCCACGCCTGCATTTTCGCCCCACGATGCGACCAGGTGGCTGCGATTTGCCGAACCGACCCGCCGCCCCTGCGTCTTTACAGCGACGGCACCGCAGCGCTTTGCCATTTTGAAGCAAAGCTACCAGCCCCCGGCAATCCCAAACAGGCGGCACCAAAGCCAGCGCAGCAGGCAGCGACACTTTTAAAAGTTAAAGACGTTCGGCTGACCTACAAGATCAAATCCGGCTTTGCGCGGGCCCGCGAACTGGAGGTGTTGAAAGGCATTTCACTGAACGTAGCCCGCGGCGAGACGCTGGGCATTGTTGGCGAGTCCGGTTGTGGGAAATCCACACTGGCGCGCGCGATTGCCGGGCTTATACCGATCACTTCGGGCAACATCTCGTTTGATGGCCAAGACGTGGGCAGCTTGACCGCCCCCGAATGGCGCGCAATGCGAAAGCGGGTGCAGGTGGTGTTTCAAGACCCCTACGGCTCGCTTAACCCGCGCCGCCGTGTGGGGGCGATTATTGGCGAGCCGTTTCGCATTCACAACCTTGCATCGGGTGCTGTGCGCAAGCGCGAGGTCTGTCAGTTGATGGAATTGGTTGGCTTAAACCCTGAGCATTACAACCGCTTTCCATCGGAGTTTTCCGGGGGGCAACGGCAGCGGATCGGCGTTGCGCGCGCCCTTGCGTTGCAGCCGGATCTGTTGATCCTAGATGAACCGGTATCGGCGCTTGACGTGTCGATTCAGGCGCAAATTTTGAACCTAATGCAAGATATTCAAGACGAAATGGGCCTGACCTATTTGTTCATTTCGCATGACCTGACGGTGGTGCGTCATATGTGTGACACGATTGCGGTAATGGATGGCGGGCGGATCATTGAGATGGCCAAAACCGAAGACATATTCAACAGCCCGCGTGAAGACTATACTCGCACGCTGTTGGCGGCGTCCCATGTGCCACCAACGCCCACGCTCGACACTGATCGCAAGCTTTTGGAAATCATAGACGGGGGCACAGCATGACAAATACAGAGGTTGCCACCGAAGACGAAACCGGCCCCGTGGTTGTGCAGCGTTCCTCTGCCAGCTTGACGTTTCGCAGGTTAATGCGCGACCCGGCTAGCCTGACAGCATTTCTCTTCATCGTCTTTCTGTTCGCATTTGCGCTTCTGGCTCCATCGGTTGCCGAATGGACAGGACATGGCCCGATTGACCAATACCGCGACATTGCCATGTCGCCTGTTGGGCTGCCGGTTGGCCCGAATGGGGAATTTCTGTTCGGGGCAGATCAGCTTGGCCGCGATATCCTAGTGCGTATCGCGTATGGTGCGCGGGTGTCCTTGCTGGTGGGAGTGATTGCATCGATTGCAGCCGCGACAATCGGGGTTACCATCGGCATGACGGCGGGGTATTTTGGCGGCTGGCTGGATACGGTGCTGGGCCGGTTCATGGATCTTGTGATGTCGGTGCCATTCCTGTTGTGCGCGCTGGCGCTGGTATCAGTGTTTGGCGCATCGCTTTTGCTTTCGGTCAGTGTGATCGTATTTTTCACATGGACACCGATAGGCCGTGTCATACGAGCCGAAACAGCATCGCTGGCGCGGCGTGATTTTGTGCAGGCCAGTCGGTCCCTAGGCGCAAGTCACAGCTCTATCCTGCTACGAGACATCCTTCCTAATCTGTCGGTGCCGATCATTATTTATTCTACAATGATGATCCCCAATGCCATCGTGTTTGAGGCGACACTGTCTTTCCTCGGCATGGGAATCGCCCCCCCTACGCCGTCATGGGGCGGCATGTTGGCTGAGGCGGGGGCGAATTCGATGTATCTTGTGGCTTGGTGGATGGTGTTCTTTCCCGGCATGGCGCTCTTAGGGGCGACCTTGGCATTCAATATTTTGGGTGACGGACTACGCGACGCGCTGGACCCAGCAGGCCGCCGTATCGCAAAGCACGCCATGGCCAAGGCAAAGGGGTAAAAGCATGGCAGGTTTCATTGCAAAGCGCCTTGGTTTTGGCCTGATGGTGCTGTTCACGCTCAGCATCTTTGTCTTCTTTTTGTTCTTTGTCGCACCCGGTGATCCGGCCCGTATTGTCGCGGGCGAAAAGGCAAGCGCGGCGCAGTTGGAGCAGGTGCGCCAGAACCTTGGGTTAGACAAGCCGATGATCGAGCAATATTTCAGATTTGCCGGGCGCGCTTTGCAGGGTGATTTGGGATTCTCCTATCGCAATCAGCAGCCTGTGACGGAAATTATTTTGCGTCGGATCCCCGCCACCTTGTCCTTGGTGCTAGGAGGTGTGGTCTTTTGGTTGGCGCTAGGGGTGCCCATCGGCATCATGTCGGCCCGCTATCCCGGAACGTGGAAAGATCGCGCGGGGCAAGTGTTCATCTTGCTGGGCCTGTCATTTCCAACTTTTGTTCTGGGGATGTTATCGCTTTACACGCTGTATTTTCTGCCACGCAAAGCGGGTTTTACGCTGTTCCCACCGGGCGGGTATAGACCCTTGCTTGACGATCCCCTGATCTGGGCGTGGTATCTGGCTTTGCCGTGGATGACGTTGGCGCTGGTGACAGCAGCGATTTATGCCCGGCTGACCCGGGGGCAGTTGCTGCAAGTCCTCAGCGAGGATTACATCCGCACCGCCCGTGCCAAGGGATTGAGCGAGCGCAAGGTCGTTTACAAGCACGGCTTACGCGCCACCCTGACGCCGCTTGTCACACAGCTTGGCGCGGATATCGCCATTTTGTTGGGCGGCGCGATTGTAATTGAACAGGTTTATGGCTTGCAGGGCGTAGGTGCGCTGGCGGTGCAGGCCGTGCGCAACCAAGACCGCCCGATTATCATCGGTGTTGTGCTGATGGGTGGGTTGTTCATCGTCCTGTCCAATATCGTGGTCGACCTGCTTTATGCAGCACTTGACCCCAGAATGCGCTAACAGAAAGACCAAAACATGACGCAATATCACATTCCCGCTTACGTTATCCGCGATCATCTGGTGTCAGTGCCACTGGATTGGAACCAACCCGACGGCGAAACCATCAAGGTTTTCGCCCGTGAAGTCACTGCGCGCGGGCGGGAGTCGGACAACCTGCCGCTGCTGGTCTTCTTGCAAGGTGGACCGGGCGGCAAATCGCCGCGCCCGAATGAGGGGCCGGGCTGGCTGAGTATTGCGACCAAGCGGTTTCGTGTGCTGCTGCTGGATCAGCGCGGCACGGGTCAATCCAGCCCTGTGCAGGGGCGTAAAATGGCTACGATGGATGGGGAAACCGGCGGGCGCTATTTGGCGTGTTTTCGCGCCGAAAGTATCATCAAGGATTGTGAGCGTATTCGCAAAACGCTTTACGACGGCGCGCGTTGGTTCACCTTGGGCCAAAGTTATGGCGGCTTTCTGACCCTTAGCTATCTGTCCTTTGCACCCGAGGCTTTGCTGGGCTGCTATGTGACAGGCGGTATGGCAGGCATCAATGCCAGTGCCGAAGATATTTACCGCCACACCTATCCGCGCGTGGCCCATAAAAATGCGCTGTATTTCCAACGCTACCCGCAAGATCGGGCTGCACTGGACCGATTGGCTGATCACCTTGAAACGCATGACGTGCGGCTGCCCGATGACGACCGCCTGACCGTGCGCCGACTGCAATATTTGGGCATGAACCTTGGCATGTCTAACGGGTTTGAGGTGATCCATTGGCTGCTGGCAGAGGCGTTTTGCGATGACGGCGCGCTGTCTGACAGCTTCCTTGCCGCCATTCAGGTCGAAACCGGGTTTGATCACAACCCGCTATTTGCGGCGGTCCATGAGGCGATCTATGCCCAGAATGGCGCGCGCACCCGCTGGGCGGCAGATAGGATCTTGGCCGATCTGCCCGCGTTTGATGCCAAGGCGCGGCCGATCTTGTTCACAGGAGAGATGATCTATCCTTGGATGTTTGACGATATCCGCGCGCTGCACCCTTTTGCAGCGGCTGCCCACGCACTGGCCGAAATGCCACTGGACGCCCCGCTTTATGACACGGCAAGACTAGCCGCGAATGAGGTGCCTGTCTGGGCCGCAGTCTATACCGATGATATGTATGTTGATGCTGGGCTTTCGCTGAAAACCGCGCGGGGGCTTGGCAACGTGCGGATGTGGCAAACCAGCGAATTTGAACATAACGGCTTGCGCCAAAGCCCCCGCGTTTTGCAGCATCTTTTTGATATGGAGCATGATCTTGCAGGCCAAAACCACTTCATCGGCTGATCGACTGGCGTGTTTGCGCCGTGAAATCGCGGCGCAGGGGCTGGACGGCTTGATCCTGACCACCGCCGACGCCTTTCAGAATGAGGAAGCCCCGGCGCATGACCGAACATTGGCGTGGCTGACGGGGTTTTCAGGCTCACTTGCCCATGCACTGGTTTTGCCGGACAGGGCGATTTTTTTGGTGGATGGGCGCTACCGGATCCAGGCCGCGCGACAGGTCGAAGCGGCGCTTTGGGACTTTGGACATCTACACAGCGAACCCTTGGCGCAGTGGTTGAAAGGGCAGCGGGGCAAGATCGGGTTTGATCCGATGTGCTGGACAGTTAACCAAATTGAGCAAATGCAAACCGAAGCCCGAGGCGTAAGCCTGCACGCCTTTGCCGATCCTTTCGCTGCAATCTGGCAGGACCGCCCGCCACCACCCTGCGCCCCGTTGCGGGCGCTGCCCATCTTGGATACAGGTCGCAGCACGGAGGACAAGTTACGCCACTTGCAGCGGGAAACGATCGCACTCCAAGTCGATCTTTGGGTGGAAACCCGTCCCGACAATATCGCGTGGATGTTCAACGTGCGTGGGGCCGACATCGCAATGAATCCCCTGCCCCTGTCTTTTGCAGTCTTCCCAAGCTATGGCCCGGCGCAATGGTTTATCGACCCTGCCAAGCTGACCATTCCTTTGCCCGAAAATGTGCAAACCCATCCGCGAGATCATTTCCTGTCATGGCTGCAAACCCACACCAAAGGGCAGCGTGCAGCATTTGACCCCACATTTACACCGGAAGCGGTGCGCCTGTGCCTGACGAAAGCAGGTGCGCTGGTAATCCCCAGCCGCGGCCTGATTACGGTCGAAAAATCCCGCAAATCCAAGGCCGAGCTTGTCGGTTTCCGCAGCGCCCATCTGGCGGATGCTGTTGCACTGGCGCGGTTCGGACATTGGCTGTCAATGGAACTGCCAGCGCGAGAAGCTACCAATCAACCAATTGATGAAGCCGAGGCAGCCAACATGCTGGAGCAGTTTCGCAAAGCGTGCCCCGCCTACCAAGAACCGAGTTTCACTACCATTGCCGCTTCTGGGGAAAATGCGGCACTTTGCCATTACGCCCCACCAGCGCAAGGCAGTGCCCCGTTGCTCAGCAGTCAGATTTTTCTGTGCGATTCCGGCGGGCAGTATGATTTCGGCACAACCGACATCACCCGTACTTTTGCCTTTGGGCCCGTGCCGCGAGATATTCGCCCCATTGCAACCGCGGTTTTGCAAGGATTTATAGCTCTTTGCGCCGCCCGCTTTCCTGAAGGCACCATGCCACACCAGCTTGACGCATTGGCCCGCGCCCCACTTTGGGCGCTTGGACTGGATTATGACCACGGCACAGGCCACAGCGTTGGTCACAACCTTTT from Pseudorhodobacter turbinis includes the following:
- a CDS encoding aminopeptidase P family protein, which translates into the protein MQAKTTSSADRLACLRREIAAQGLDGLILTTADAFQNEEAPAHDRTLAWLTGFSGSLAHALVLPDRAIFLVDGRYRIQAARQVEAALWDFGHLHSEPLAQWLKGQRGKIGFDPMCWTVNQIEQMQTEARGVSLHAFADPFAAIWQDRPPPPCAPLRALPILDTGRSTEDKLRHLQRETIALQVDLWVETRPDNIAWMFNVRGADIAMNPLPLSFAVFPSYGPAQWFIDPAKLTIPLPENVQTHPRDHFLSWLQTHTKGQRAAFDPTFTPEAVRLCLTKAGALVIPSRGLITVEKSRKSKAELVGFRSAHLADAVALARFGHWLSMELPAREATNQPIDEAEAANMLEQFRKACPAYQEPSFTTIAASGENAALCHYAPPAQGSAPLLSSQIFLCDSGGQYDFGTTDITRTFAFGPVPRDIRPIATAVLQGFIALCAARFPEGTMPHQLDALARAPLWALGLDYDHGTGHSVGHNLLVHEHPHRIGKAANSFGLMAGHVLTIEPGYYEEGHWGIRIENQVEVVKTGPGFLGFDPMTMAPIDLSLFDLAALSRDERDWLDAYHARVCSNVAPELSDVVKDWLITATRPVSMS
- a CDS encoding ABC transporter substrate-binding protein encodes the protein MNNTKLRDQSKASALMMTSALLLTLGASVPAFADGQTGGTLRILGSGDLDHYDPTSVGTTTANSFVRATQRTLISYESSTDELTRIAPQGDLATEVPQPTNNGLTYTFTLRDGVAWDAPSGARAITAADFERGIKRACNPALGTPFLTYYISLIDGLDTFCDGFSKVEPTVEAMKAYIEGNDIAGIETPDDKTIIMNLKEQAGDFIYMMTLSAAAPAPVEVLDYMPDGPEYRSNFIASGPYTIAEYIPDTLLKLKRNAAWNAESDTLRKAYVDEIEMTLGLQPDAAIQQIQAGDADMVFDILVPPALLPMLQATGDDKVMAVAVGRTSFIFINTLSNNNNGGLRDVKVRQALNYAIDKAAIVQQLGGSYVAAPQNGIFGPGVLGYHDFDLYPSPDHKGDPEKAKALLAEAGFPDGLTLKMPFRSLNNESAIAQTIQAAYKKAGIELELIPVSAADYYPKFLTSVENTTSGGWDIAPVSWSPDWAGGAARSVFQPQFSFDGRHQTYNYTDYNNDAANAKAAEATNATTPEDVGKLWGEVDAIVMGDAPIVPINSQNVVVYRSEATQNFQPYALSANGDWTNVWLDR
- a CDS encoding ABC transporter permease translates to MAGFIAKRLGFGLMVLFTLSIFVFFLFFVAPGDPARIVAGEKASAAQLEQVRQNLGLDKPMIEQYFRFAGRALQGDLGFSYRNQQPVTEIILRRIPATLSLVLGGVVFWLALGVPIGIMSARYPGTWKDRAGQVFILLGLSFPTFVLGMLSLYTLYFLPRKAGFTLFPPGGYRPLLDDPLIWAWYLALPWMTLALVTAAIYARLTRGQLLQVLSEDYIRTARAKGLSERKVVYKHGLRATLTPLVTQLGADIAILLGGAIVIEQVYGLQGVGALAVQAVRNQDRPIIIGVVLMGGLFIVLSNIVVDLLYAALDPRMR
- a CDS encoding zinc ribbon domain-containing protein; its protein translation is MPELRIIDQDLWDAVRARQGAMKVKNTGTAVWDRRRPKTLFSGLLVCGCCGGGFAKVSQSQFGCSTARNKGKAVCSNMATIGQSELERRVLDALQHNLMDQEALTVCPSTAPVWCSTSST
- a CDS encoding alpha/beta fold hydrolase — encoded protein: MTQYHIPAYVIRDHLVSVPLDWNQPDGETIKVFAREVTARGRESDNLPLLVFLQGGPGGKSPRPNEGPGWLSIATKRFRVLLLDQRGTGQSSPVQGRKMATMDGETGGRYLACFRAESIIKDCERIRKTLYDGARWFTLGQSYGGFLTLSYLSFAPEALLGCYVTGGMAGINASAEDIYRHTYPRVAHKNALYFQRYPQDRAALDRLADHLETHDVRLPDDDRLTVRRLQYLGMNLGMSNGFEVIHWLLAEAFCDDGALSDSFLAAIQVETGFDHNPLFAAVHEAIYAQNGARTRWAADRILADLPAFDAKARPILFTGEMIYPWMFDDIRALHPFAAAAHALAEMPLDAPLYDTARLAANEVPVWAAVYTDDMYVDAGLSLKTARGLGNVRMWQTSEFEHNGLRQSPRVLQHLFDMEHDLAGQNHFIG
- a CDS encoding ABC transporter permease, giving the protein MTNTEVATEDETGPVVVQRSSASLTFRRLMRDPASLTAFLFIVFLFAFALLAPSVAEWTGHGPIDQYRDIAMSPVGLPVGPNGEFLFGADQLGRDILVRIAYGARVSLLVGVIASIAAATIGVTIGMTAGYFGGWLDTVLGRFMDLVMSVPFLLCALALVSVFGASLLLSVSVIVFFTWTPIGRVIRAETASLARRDFVQASRSLGASHSSILLRDILPNLSVPIIIYSTMMIPNAIVFEATLSFLGMGIAPPTPSWGGMLAEAGANSMYLVAWWMVFFPGMALLGATLAFNILGDGLRDALDPAGRRIAKHAMAKAKG
- a CDS encoding ABC transporter ATP-binding protein; translated protein: MPLIEARNINIRIPTEDGMLYAAKNISFSVEAGSLFGIAGESGSGKSVLTQAIMGLLPGVEIEGECLFDGRDMLQITEAERRALRGKHIGMVFQDPMSSLHPYYSIGQQITEVIHTHETVSKRDAQSRAAEMLTKVGIQDAEDRLDDYPHQFSGGMRQRVMIAMALVLRPALIIADEPTTALDVTVQAQIMALLGQMRHELGVTIIMITHDLGLLSSIADHVMVMYAGSPLEIGPANAVFRAPSHPYTMGLLRSSPGAADSRNALVSIAGRPPSLLARPHACIFAPRCDQVAAICRTDPPPLRLYSDGTAALCHFEAKLPAPGNPKQAAPKPAQQAATLLKVKDVRLTYKIKSGFARARELEVLKGISLNVARGETLGIVGESGCGKSTLARAIAGLIPITSGNISFDGQDVGSLTAPEWRAMRKRVQVVFQDPYGSLNPRRRVGAIIGEPFRIHNLASGAVRKREVCQLMELVGLNPEHYNRFPSEFSGGQRQRIGVARALALQPDLLILDEPVSALDVSIQAQILNLMQDIQDEMGLTYLFISHDLTVVRHMCDTIAVMDGGRIIEMAKTEDIFNSPREDYTRTLLAASHVPPTPTLDTDRKLLEIIDGGTA